A segment of the Gossypium hirsutum isolate 1008001.06 chromosome D10, Gossypium_hirsutum_v2.1, whole genome shotgun sequence genome:
ATATTATCTTAAAAAACAGATATGTtcgaaattatttaaaataaagaatccattaaagaattttctaactaaaacaatattggaagTATTAGGTTTTACCTTGAacaacatgtcaaattaaaaaggttaaaaataaCCTGACAAGTCCTTTTATTATAGGCTTAGGTGTAAATCAGTCCCTCTATTATAAACATGATTAGTTATTAATGAATTAAATTGtgaagcaaataaataaataaattgtaaacTAAATGTTGACTTGTCACGTTTTAAAATGTAGATTGAAACAAGACATTTTTAAAAAAGGGTTAATAGAATTTTTAGTTcttgaatttgataattaggtACGATTTGGTACATGTACTTTTTGGGGGTCAATTTTGATAGATAAACTCGGAAATTAGGTTTCAATTTGCTCCCTAAACTTGATTCCATTAagatttagttaaaatttttaatttttaagtgatgATGTGATATAATAACGAAGTGCCATATTATCAAACTTTTACCTTTATCAACTTCAAGTACTAAAAACGACCAAAAAAGAATGATTACCAAGAGCAGTAttgatttttgatatatttttttgaagCTTACTTCAAAAAAAGTAAAGAATTACTcatttgatagaaaatggattaACTTACTCTTCATATAACAGTCCAGGGACTTACAAaacaatttaacccaaataaaGATTAGAAGATTAGATAGAACAAAGATATACTATTAAAATAGGGAATCAAATTCCCCAATCCCAATGAAGCAAACCCTAAATTAATCTTTAtccaaaaccctaaaaaccctaaaataatattttactagTTAGGTAGCagcatttaaattaaataaaagatttGGGGCTTATTTAAATTTTAGCTAAATGTTCATAATGTTATGATAGTGACAACCAATTCTTCAACCCCAACTACCATTTTCATGTGAAAGCAAAGCAAAATAGTTTGGTAAACCTACCCAGAAAGTACcaacaaaaaaattatcaaagaaaaaaaaacattttctatcaaaaaaatgaaataaatctctatttttcttgcttttttttttctttctaaattgaATTACAAATCTATAAACCCGAAATGAACCGACAACGAAATGTAACCGTAAAAATTCCGGTTAGACCGATCTTATTTTTTTTTCGTCGAATTCATTTACAAAATGTCAATGGCTGGGAAATGAATCAAGTGAGTAGTGTGAGGAATATTACATAACAATGTCAATCAAATTTGtacatgttttttctttttcttcttgttcttggTCAATGGTTTACCTTTTTACATCGGAACAGTTGGGACTGTTGCAAGTCCGTTTCTGTCGGGTTCAGTGTCAGTGATCCTCAAAGTTCCGGGTTGATGCTTGCCTTGTTGTTTAGCTTGATGCTGAGACCAGTATGCATGAGCAGCTAATACCCTGTCCAACAGTTCCTGTGGTACTGGCTCCCCTCGTCTTTGCTGTGGGGAAATTTTCGCCGTGTGAACCAATGTTTTCCATTTATCCTGCACCATCAGATAACAAATTTAAGATCCGGGATCGAGGCAAAATCGACTTAGCAACGAAAAGAACTAATGAAAGCCTAATGCTTGTTGTTCAAGGTAGCAATAAACGAAAAAAGTAGAATCCACGGGGAATTTACCTTCAAATCCACGTAAGTTCGGTGATCGGCATTCTCAAAAGCTCGCAGTTTGATATCACGCCACCTGCAGAAGGCcaaagaatttatttttaaattcgtaTACTCTTCTATTTGCAAATGGAAACAATTGGTTTTACCCTCTTAAGCAATAGGAGTGTGTCAATAGAACAGTAACATACCTCCCAGTACCAAGCTCCTCAACTGCCTGTACCAATGCTTCTACTTCTAAAACAGAAAACGGCCTCCTAGTTCGACGCTGTGCAAGTTCGGTTTTTCGGACTTTCGGGCTGGCAGGGATGACAGCTAGTGCCTCAACATTCATTGCTGGAACAGGAACTATAGCTCTAGACTCCGATAGACTTTGATCAGTTAGCACGTCAGTTTGGGAGGAAACCGGTTCATGATTACTATCCACAGGATGTGCTGTATTGGTTAGTAACAGTGGATCAGGTGTGGCATCGGGAATTGCCATATCTACAACCGGAGTGGCTGGAAGGCTGGAAAATGAGCGCTAGTTAATCAAACTAGCAAAGGTAGAGGTAAAACCCAATGTATAAACAACAAAGATTCACAGCAACCTATCTCGAAACATTGAAAATTACCTTGTTAGTTGTTGAGGGGCTTTATCACATGATATCAGAAGGGGTGGTTCTTCCGAGCACACTGGCGGAGGAGCTTTTGCAGGACCAGGCTCCAAAGTGAAACCAAGAGAATCCAGATTTTCTTCGCAGGAAATACCAGTCTGCGATAAAGTTCGGCTGTCATCTCGAACCTTCTTCCCTTGAAGTAGTACCCCAACACGAATTCCACCTCCAAGTAAGGCAGTCACTGCCTCCATTACTGTCCTCTACTCACATTTAAGTAGCAACGGTTGTAAAAAGTGTTAGCAACTATGCATTAACCAAATACAACTATGTTGTTAATGAAAAAAACACAGCATTTCTATACCTTCAGTGAACCGACAGTTGCAGTTTCTGGCACCTCAATATAAAGTTCCGGAATTCTAAAGGACTTAATGCTGAATTTCACTGTACAAAAACAAAACTTCAGTAAAAGAACATTCACAAATAACGCACAACATTCGGTAAAAGAAATTATCCGTACCATGGGAATCCTTGGACTGGTGAGATGCTTTGTTACCTGTAAGCAAGGGGGGTATCCCACATGCTAGAGAGCAAAATAGCAAGACTAATTAACATTCCAGTCTTGAAATCCGTAAATTATGAAATACTGATAAGGTAATTTTGAAGAAGGGAAGCACCTCCATGTGACATTGCCACGGAACTGCCCTTATCTCCATCCGCAACCTTCTCGGGTGAATTACAAACACTTTCACTACTGATTCCTCCATCAGAATTTACTATCGAGCTACGGTCAAAGaactttcttcttttgtacattTTTTCGTATTGACATCTGTCATAGTTATAGTAGGACTTCCGCTTGCGATAAAGAGGCCTTATTCCTCCATCTAGAAATATAAGAAACATAAAATCGGTAAAGAATATTCACGAAATTCAACTAAGATTTAAACCATGCTATAAATGTGAAACTACTAACCGGCTTTAGAATGTTCGAAATCCTTCAACTTTGGAGCTACTTTCCAATATTTGGATGTCAGCAACTTCCTTATCCTTCGGTCTCCAATACGTGTCGGAGGCCTAGAAGCCTTAAACCTGTAGCTAAGTCTATTGAACCTAGAAAAGTTTTCATCATCATCTCTACTACCTAACTTAATATCATTCCTATGTCTTGAAAAAGAAGCATTAGGAATACGGTCCCCACGAGACGGCAATTTAACATCTCGTTTAGAATTAATGGGAGCCGAATATGTCATAGGCAATGCAACTGGATCTTTTGAGGGGCAAGTATTAGCAATGCTAGATTTCCCGGTCTCTAAACCCTTAGCATCCCGCTCTAGTTTAAACCCATTCTCGCTTTTACCATCACATAACTCCCCGAGATCAGGAGAGCATAGATCCCCATCATCATGAAAATTCCCATATGCTACATTGCCTTTGCGAATTACAGACTTCAAATCGCCACTCATTTGCTCCGAACAAGCAGGCCGTGTCTTAATTGAAGCACGATCCAAAACGGAGTCAGCAGGTTTAAATTCCTTCAAATCATCACTGTTTTCATTAGTCGACTCAGAAGCAACAGCACTCGCGTCACAGCTTCCTTGCTCAACACATTCAACTTTCAATGGTTTCTCATCATCATTATACTGAATTTCCTGTTTAAGGACATCTTTACCTATGGAAACATGATCATGTCCTTCTGATGCATTGCTAGAAGCCGAACTTTCGCTCTCCTGCAATAGTTTCCCGGCTAAAGAAGCTAACAATTCGAATGCACAAATCTGACTGTCCTCTACTACCCGCTTACTCCTACACCTCCTCTGAAACCAAAACAATCCATCTCATTAAGTTAGATCAAAATTCAACATGATCAAAACTACTGGGACGACTAAACTGAAACATACCCGAATAGATCGAGGGGCACGGGGCACATCTGGGACGTTGAAGGTATTAAATCCATAATCTAATCTCTTCTTAAACACCATATTTAAGGCTGACAGGCATGTATAATTACAATTTCACTGCATATAAACAAATCCAACAATATATCAGATTATACAAAGATAGCCAAAACAAaccttataaaattataaaaaaacaactCAAATAATTTTGCTTTTCTCTATCAAGATCAGATAAGGAGATCCATAAACAAGAAAAACCaggaatatttaaaaaaaaacccataaacccagaatttaaacaaaaaaatagaaaatgaaccAATCAAATTACAGATCCAAAACCCAAAACAGTACATCAAGAGAAGAATAACATAGTTGCGTAACtttgataaaaattcaaaattccgttaaagtttatgtattttccacagtaaaatttaatttgatcgAAAATCTTAAAGTCAAACAAGAATTTAAaccattaaacaaaaaaaaaaggatagaatttattctctctttttcttcttttttcttaaataacAAGTATAAACTAAAATCAAAATCCCATAAACCTCAAAAAACAAAGTCACCAGAAATTTTATATTTGCCATGATCAACATCTCCGAACCAAAAAAAAACGCAGATCAGATCTCGATCCAAATCACAACAAGAatcaaaattcacttaattaaaagcCAACAAGCTTCATAATTAAGCATAATTCAACCCCTTCcccctcaaaaaaaaaaacccaacaattCATTAATGATGCAATAAGCAAATAAACTCACCTTTTGTATAAATGGAAACGATCTTCAGTTTCTTAAAACccaatatacatacatatatataaaaaaaaaacaatcaagaaaagaaaatgaaatttttccCGAGAAAATTCCTTGTACAGATTCCTGAGAAAAACAAAGATCGGAGAACCCCAAACAAATCCCAaattatatatggtatatgaGAATTGAAGAACAAATAATTATACAAAAACCCTGTAAAGAAAATTCACAATGAGAAAAACACTacatgaaaaagaaattaaataaaagagagtGCTTAAACCCCATATATGATATTATCTTTATAACTATTGACCACAAAACCGGACCAGCCGGTGGATAGGAGGAGGGTTTACCGGTAATAGACGGTAATTTAAAAACCCCGTCCCTCTCTTTCTCGCTGTGAGCGGTCCTTAACCCCTTCTTTGTTTCTAAAAACCAGATAAGTGATGCCACGTGGTGACGTACTGTGCTTTTtcggatttattttattttttattttatattttttatcgggataagaaatattattaatttttattgggGAAAAGTGTTTGCTGTGGGTGTTTTCAGTTTCGTTCCATGAACTCGTCTGCTCATTGGTTTTCCTAGCgtcattaaatttatattattcttATGGTTGATTAATTAgtcataataacaaatttaatccttaatgtttattattattttttaatttggttctATTTTTTATCACTTTAGTCCTCAACTTTTGAATTTTAACGGTATTGACATTATTGTCTATACGACAACCCACATGCATTTCATTACTGATGTgagtaatattttgaaatttttaataaattttatgaagtACACACAAACAATTAtgtttttgttgttaaaattctAACGATCGAATCAATTTTTCCATCTAAAGAAAACTAAATTGACTGAATTCTAAAGGTCTAAGATTAAAAGTGATCCAAGTAACTAAGGCTAAAATGATAAATAAGgtaaatgttaagggttaaatttatcattataccattaatttattatattaaaagtagacaaatttgtttattatattttaactcgATTGACAACATTGATATTACAAAAAGCATGAGTTCGAATGTGTTTAAACACATTATggtgaaatattttaatttcacgGATAAggtaaaaaagtatatatattcacTTTAGTATACCAAATAATAGTCTAAATTATAAGATAATAGCAAAATTCAAGAACTTGTGCTTAGATTTAGAGGGTAACGTTTCGTTTACAATTTTGCCTCTTCTAGCCTCTTTTATTAACTTTGCTGACGTTGTAGATTAATACATAGAtgacacatcaacatttaattaattttttaaattttaaaaatattaaaaatattttataatctaaaaatttaattaaatgttgatgcgTCATCCACTCTTCCATTTTAAAATGCAAGTTTGagggttaaaatatttttttataagctTAGAGGGCCAAATAAGAAATTACACCAATTTTTTAATGATTCTTTCTAGAGAATgaataattcttaaaataatagtttttaagggaaaataaaattgatttaatatttatgatgtaagaatgaaaattattatttgagtttttttttacattaatttattgaattaatgCCATTTCAGTTTGAGCATCAAATTGGGTCAAAGTAGAGATGTGTGTAAGTACATAATAGTACCTTGATGTCaataaaaataagtaatttaTGTTACTATAATTAATGTATATATTTTAGGGAAAATACTTAATTACaacatatgttttaatttatttttttaaaggtgTTTTGAGTATGGTTATAGATATAATCATAAATAATCGGATCAAAAAATTATAAtcagaattaaataaaatataattaaattaacagTCGAAATATATTTAAAGTTAAAACAGAATAAATATGAACAAAATTCACTTATAGAAAGTCTAGAACTATTCATAATCCCTCCCCAACCCtcaaataggaggataatgcacttcagtgCATCCAAACCCATGACCTCCGACACTGACAACAATGTCAATGCCAATCGAACTAGCACTAAATCAGTAAATCAACCATAGTTTTAAGTTAGCGTTGTTTTAGTTATttcaaactcaattaattattcaACATGagattaatatatgtaaaaataaaaaaatttaaaaaaatttgtcatTGTTGAAAACATttgctttttaattttatttaacaatGAAAATAAGTTAATTAGCGTTGAACTTGTATTTTAATACTACTGAACACTTGTTTGAATTttagatttataatttatatatatttttatttaaaggcgatataaaaatatgaaaaagacaAAAGTCTcgttataaaatattaattgtaatttaaaagaAGGGATACTTCTATAATTTTATAACTGAATTGATGATTCGATTAAATGATTCGATTAAAAGTTATACGaactcgataaaaaatttaaataataaaataatagtaagtaTAGATAATGATAGAGTTTGATAAATAGTGAACATTAATTAACCCAATAcgcttttttatataataatgtgCTAATCTCGTGctgaattttcattaaaaaataacattaattaaGAAAACAATTAGTTACGGTGATAGTTGCACTGCCACCGTAAAAATTAgttgtatttaaaattaataatctcAAAAAGTCTCCCAATCACATAGGATAATAAAAACAATCTTTTTAATACATTACTGGATGTTGTGGATTCGgatattcgattttttttttttttagatttagatATCGAGGATTCAAATATTATTTagattcagattttaaaattattatccgTTGTAGACTCAGAGTAGATGTAGTAGAGGATATAATCGATTATTCGAATTGCGTATTCGGATAACGGTTGTGGATTCGGATTTGGATACCTAAATTCGTTTGTTATAAAAATGcttataattttgattatatgTGTAAAAACTTAGCGGATTCGAATTTAGATTTTTGCGGATTtaaatatctaaaaaataattacaatttttaaaattattatttggatagtttatagaaaataaataaatttaaatttttaagtagATTTATAGATTCTTAttcgaataaattaaaaatgaaccTGTTTTGTGATGttacaaaaatcaaataataaaacaaaatttataaacaacACCTAATTCTCTAGCTTAAGCTTATTTcttttttgaacaaattaattatagattctgatcatatctgttttttttatacaatgcctagaactactcatagcaCTTCCCTAaccataaataggagaataatgcactTTAACGCACTCGAACTCACATCCTCCAGCATGTTGGCTATAATATTCATGTTAGTCGAGTTAAGACTTAATCGACAACTTTATCTATACCGTtatttaagggtttaattgagtTCGTGCCATTCATCAATTTGGTCATCAACTCAattgtgaaattatcaaaaactcattatctttataaaatagcaaatattattttttaaggatatttttatcttttacatttttatataaaatctagaacAATGAATACACATAATCGGATTTGAacttaaaatatcataattttcgCTATTTCAACTAAAACcagaattaatttttatataattttttaataaatttattacatgAAATTTTAACTCACATGTCAtcatttagtattatttaagattttataaCTAAACTACTCTTAATTTCTAAACCCTTAATTTGAAAGATAATACGCTCTTAAACACACTCAAACATTTATCCTAATGATTGTTACCACAATAACAATACGAAATTTAAGAATttctataatttaataataaaactaaaatcaaGAGAATATGCcttttatgtatatgtatatgattctATTCCTTTTTGAAggtatattctattattttataattacaaattttcaatttaaattcatacctttttaacgcataaaatcataatttcaatattcaacaTTTATGATTgcaaattattttcaaataataacCAATAATTGATGTGTTAATTCTcccttattatttattattacataactatttttaaactcaaaattattcTCTCTCTTTTTGTTCTTAAAGTCAATATAATTTAACTACATcgaaattactttttttttcagaaatattatataaaaatataaatataaatatacttgtaataatatttgtaatttttaaaattttcatttaattgaattgatattCCATTATGTAATTTAATTGATGTATGAGAATGTGGTGTATGCagatagaaaaagagaaaaaaaatcaatacaaagCACATTGGACGAAAAATCACATGCATATGTTGGGTCTAATATCCACAAATCACAATTGCAGATGGTAGGACTAAAACTCAGACCTTTAAGGTCAACCTGAGCCTTTGTTGATAAAGCCTTGGCATTGTTGGTGTTGATAccattttttttggatgaaaatggggtcgacttgggttttgaaaaaagaaacgggaatgggagtcgccaccaatccttttttatgaggtgtgattggattacctcgaaaaatggttgtttttaataaacggtttgattttattaaaacaacaagtttggtccacgaaattcagaaaaaaacgggttcgggagtcggttacgcacgaggaaggattagcaccctcgatacgcccaaaattggtacctagttgattacttaatgtcttaatgtcaaaaattgagaaccttgaagaattttaaaaatacgatccttgtattaaaacgttgaaaattttcaggaaaaaggggcatatttcacgttattcgagaaggagaatcatatccagtgagttaggacacaatgtctcgaattttcGATACGCGGATGAGAAAGTTTATTTAAGAAATTTTGGCCATCTCgaatttaaaaatgagatcataaccagtaagttaggacgcgaccCCTTTTCTTAAATttcgagatcatttaaaattGGAGTTCAAAAAGATTCgtacatttagatttatcgtgaaaatcgaaacccagtaagttagggtacgaccttctcgaatctaaacacgaaatattatttattcaaaaccaattttgttaaATCGAGTATAATAAAAAAACACGAAAACCGTAACAAAAAATACGAAagcaaattacactttttatgcatggtaaaaccataatgaatatgaaagtataaaaagtataaaaaaatacgagcaatagcaatcaaaataaaataaataaaagaacaaaccAACAACTCACAAAATAACAAATgtataagcaaataaaaataaaacattctctTAAAATAATCATGAGaacttaaataaataagtaaataacaaaaagattaaaattataaaatataaaagtatatatataataaaacaatgtaaatatgtacatatgtattttagaaatataaaaccaaagataaatatgtatgtatgtatatacacgagtaaaaaaaatctatgtatatagatatattcaTTATACACATGTaacaaagtttgaaaaataagaaagatataaataatatcaatataatataaatatagtaatatcaatataaaaacaaatatctttgatattaaaataagttaatataaataacatataacaaCAGTAATACACATAATAATAATCATGATAGTATCAaatttattaacattattaataaaataactaaaataaataaacaaatcgaCTAAACTGAATTTAGAAACAAAACATGGGGTCTAAAGtgcaaataaatagaaaagggCTCCCATGGACCACAATAAAATGCGCTGCAAGAGCAAGGGACCGATTGGGAGAATATCCCCAACTTCTAGCCCGTCATTTCATTCAGGACCGAATTGAAATAAACGCAAAAACTGCGGGGCCAAATTAATAAATGCCAACGAAAGggtgaaaggattaaattgaagacaAGCATAAAAGCGGAGGACCTGGGTTGCAAATAGCCCATTGAACGGAAACACACGGATCCCCTGGAATGGGTCGGGTCGCGTGCGGATCCTAAgggccaaaacggcgccgttttattaCTGCTATAAAAgcacccatttcttttatttttttcatttttttcccatCCCACACAAAAAAAACTGCAGAAAGCTCTCAAAGCTTCCCTATGCCTTCCAACGGTTGGGCTCTCGCCGCTGACCGTCCGTCCGCCGTACCGCCACGAAATCGGCGGCCAAAGAAGCACAACAAAAGGGTTTTTAAAAGCCCTGCCTCCAGGCGACTTGAGAGTCGGGTCCTTGAACCCCCACGAGCGCCGGGACTGGGGCTCACAATCCCTTCCCGAAATCGGTCCCGATGACGGAGAACGGCCCTCCGACGATGAGGTCACGAGGCATTCGGTAAGCCCCTCTTTATTCTTTTtgattaatagtttttttttaaaaagatttgtaaaacgataaaataaaataaaaaatagaatcgaaaaaaagaataagaaacaaGAACCTCTTTTATTTCCCTTGATTTCTGATTCTGATATGCGTTTTTTTTACAAAGAAAGATTCAAGCCCTTTAAACATAATAGGTCtggccttttatagccgaaagaaagaaatagagtttGTCTTCGTTTCTGCTTGCGTGTTTGCCATATTCTTTGCAGGTGATGTGACGATGGCGGTGGAGTTGGTGGCTACCAGAGGAGTGGCGGTAGGTCTGGGGCAAGTGGGCGTGGTGACGGCTGTGAACAGAGGGCAGGTGAGGAGGCCAGGAGCAGGTGCGGCGCTAGGGTTTCAGATTTTCTGAAAACCTAGTTTTGGCAGTTAGCTTACTGGGCTAAGACATTGGGCCTCGGGTTTGGGCCTGTTCTGTAATGGATTGGGTAGGTTAGGTTAATGGTAATTGGGTCTGTTTGTAATTGGGTTCCGGGTTAGGCTAGTTGGGTAAGTTAATTGGTTTTGGTTCAATTGTTAAcaggttttgtgttttgtttttgctTGGGCTAGAGGTTAATTGGGCCCGGGCAtgaaaattgggcttgtacagttGGTATTTAATTAaagagataaatctcaaaactatataTGAACATTAgttttatatgtaattttatacatgaactttgattttgtataattgtatacataaattatatttatctagtataaaaataaattgatatatttatttatttaaatatgtatatttaaatcaaaattaaagtttatatatcaaattttacattaaatcaaagtttgtATATAATTCTGATATTTATCGCTTATTAAATAACTAatgtactattttttttcttaactaAGTTCGTATTTAATTAACACGTAATATCAATTGAGTAAGtaatcttaattaatttatacaaattattaacataaatttaaattACTTTATATAATTTATACACCAATTTCTTTTTATGTGGTTTGGAAAAAtccagaaaaagaaaataattcttgAAGGTATCGAAAACGAGTGGCCCATAGAAAAAATATTAACACATCAAAAAAAGTGTCCTTGATTCTGAGAGTTGACGGTTTCCAGGCTGCCAGGTGTCAGTAAAGCAGTCAAATTTGACACGTGTCGGTCAACTGATGGGGTCAATTGGAAGATAAGAGGATTGGGTAATTTTGGTGTGGTTTGGggattttggtacattttggttGGCTAACTAATTTTTGccttaggttttttatttttaaaaaaaatgtaataggataatatgaatttttatatttataaaatttatgaatattttaattattttaagtaatacaGTTAAAGTGGTTACGaatattaattttagatttttttattcgaATTTGTTATTTTTCTGAACATCAGATCCAGATATCCATTATTTgaatttattctaaatttaaagattttagtgcgaaaaaaaaaacttaaattttaaatgaaatttataaAGTAATATTCAAATCgggatttaattaaattatatgtatttcATCC
Coding sequences within it:
- the LOC121222630 gene encoding telomere repeat-binding protein 3, whose amino-acid sequence is MVFKKRLDYGFNTFNVPDVPRAPRSIRRRCRSKRVVEDSQICAFELLASLAGKLLQESESSASSNASEGHDHVSIGKDVLKQEIQYNDDEKPLKVECVEQGSCDASAVASESTNENSDDLKEFKPADSVLDRASIKTRPACSEQMSGDLKSVIRKGNVAYGNFHDDGDLCSPDLGELCDGKSENGFKLERDAKGLETGKSSIANTCPSKDPVALPMTYSAPINSKRDVKLPSRGDRIPNASFSRHRNDIKLGSRDDDENFSRFNRLSYRFKASRPPTRIGDRRIRKLLTSKYWKVAPKLKDFEHSKADGGIRPLYRKRKSYYNYDRCQYEKMYKRRKFFDRSSIVNSDGGISSESVCNSPEKVADGDKGSSVAMSHGACGIPPLLTGNKASHQSKDSHVKFSIKSFRIPELYIEVPETATVGSLKRTVMEAVTALLGGGIRVGVLLQGKKVRDDSRTLSQTGISCEENLDSLGFTLEPGPAKAPPPVCSEEPPLLISCDKAPQQLTSLPATPVVDMAIPDATPDPLLLTNTAHPVDSNHEPVSSQTDVLTDQSLSESRAIVPVPAMNVEALAVIPASPKVRKTELAQRRTRRPFSVLEVEALVQAVEELGTGRWRDIKLRAFENADHRTYVDLKDKWKTLVHTAKISPQQRRGEPVPQELLDRVLAAHAYWSQHQAKQQGKHQPGTLRITDTEPDRNGLATVPTVPM